In Deinococcus detaillensis, the following are encoded in one genomic region:
- a CDS encoding type I restriction enzyme HsdR N-terminal domain-containing protein, protein MASQLNPLVLELYFGSLAGEQATQYFATLSAFGERVQHEWPRYGVFDYTLSLEEGSGIEWKAEPLPEESVRVVQAVKDYASQFPTSSPEQVEALLKALVTQGQVQLSDEADDVLDTAWAMEDVQLVSLGLHLAHPDTFVPYGFKTMGFPGLHQELLQIAAAFDIPLPVVAAKNDTLGRWLYFGQFSAALQAFRQRHDLTVPGLLAVLYHFGPLYVQSEARDELPAPRHAWLLVGNGKQDNDYGALEAMTPEDVTHWQGSLDMQRGDVCVMYVRSPVKEVHSLLRVMEDAYVDPFFHYKHAVQIGEIQRVPRIPFQALKADPVFGASSHIGRNLQGTSGQMLSSAEYNAVLNLLATRGLDLSKVPRLAEHAETDLTDLSNERDVEVKLVEPLLRRLGLTEKDWIRQLPVRMGRGERNYPDYAIGVTGTHPEQRVHALVEVKYRASGELAWKDAFQQAMSYGMRLGAQTLLLAAADGVRFYQRRHDQFTFESGEERAWSELRDDVLLRLGRMVIPGR, encoded by the coding sequence ATGGCCTCACAACTCAATCCACTGGTGCTGGAACTGTACTTTGGCTCTCTCGCCGGCGAGCAGGCAACTCAATACTTCGCGACCTTATCAGCGTTCGGGGAGCGCGTCCAGCATGAGTGGCCAAGGTACGGTGTTTTTGATTACACGCTCAGTCTGGAAGAAGGCTCCGGAATCGAGTGGAAGGCCGAGCCCTTACCGGAAGAATCGGTGCGCGTCGTACAGGCAGTCAAGGACTATGCGAGCCAGTTTCCCACCTCATCCCCAGAACAAGTGGAAGCCCTACTCAAGGCGCTGGTGACCCAGGGGCAGGTGCAGCTATCAGATGAAGCCGATGATGTGTTGGATACCGCTTGGGCCATGGAAGATGTACAGCTCGTCAGTCTAGGATTGCACCTGGCCCACCCGGATACGTTTGTGCCGTACGGCTTCAAGACCATGGGCTTTCCCGGTCTGCATCAGGAACTTTTACAGATTGCCGCCGCCTTCGACATTCCCTTGCCGGTGGTAGCAGCCAAGAACGACACCCTGGGCCGCTGGCTTTACTTCGGCCAATTCAGCGCGGCGCTCCAAGCGTTCCGGCAGCGCCACGACCTGACGGTGCCGGGGTTGCTGGCGGTCTTGTACCACTTCGGCCCACTGTATGTCCAGAGCGAGGCAAGAGACGAACTGCCCGCGCCCCGGCACGCCTGGCTGCTGGTCGGGAATGGCAAACAGGACAACGATTACGGCGCGCTGGAAGCCATGACGCCGGAAGACGTCACCCACTGGCAAGGCAGTCTGGACATGCAGCGCGGCGACGTGTGCGTGATGTATGTTCGCTCACCCGTCAAGGAGGTGCATTCCCTGCTCCGGGTCATGGAGGACGCTTACGTTGATCCATTCTTTCATTACAAACACGCAGTACAGATTGGAGAGATTCAGCGCGTTCCCCGCATCCCGTTTCAGGCGCTCAAAGCAGATCCAGTGTTCGGAGCCAGCAGCCACATTGGCCGGAACTTACAAGGCACCAGCGGGCAAATGCTCAGCAGCGCCGAGTACAACGCTGTTCTGAACCTGCTGGCGACACGTGGCCTGGACCTTTCTAAAGTGCCCCGCCTTGCTGAACATGCCGAGACAGATCTGACGGACTTGAGCAACGAACGCGACGTCGAAGTCAAACTGGTGGAGCCGCTGCTGCGCCGCCTCGGTCTCACGGAAAAGGACTGGATCAGGCAACTGCCGGTACGGATGGGCCGGGGAGAACGCAATTACCCGGATTACGCCATTGGCGTGACCGGTACCCACCCGGAGCAGCGCGTACACGCCCTGGTGGAAGTGAAGTACCGGGCCTCAGGAGAATTGGCCTGGAAAGACGCCTTCCAGCAGGCCATGTCGTACGGCATGCGCCTGGGAGCGCAGACCCTGCTGTTGGCGGCGGCCGATGGCGTGCGGTTTTACCAACGGCGACACGATCAGTTCACGTTCGAATCCGGAGAGGAACGGGCCTGGTCAGAGCTGCGCGACGACGTTCTGTTGCGCTTGGGGCGCATGGTCATCCCCGGACGCTGA
- a CDS encoding HNH endonuclease: protein MSKKWYGLLVATQSYAAGAHLLDWELDLKPELDLRRISYAAAKKAGTEPEALKWVRDNSHRAYGLDGPERERHARAQGGRCWYCGQVLNMNRDAYPQPNDAELEHLTPKSRGGGQTVTSCRTCNNPANGGKGNRTLEEYRASLLGRFPGKTHLHFYGEWLRHVKERAALGQPTDAQAFVRAGDALAFPAELLTD, encoded by the coding sequence GTGAGCAAGAAGTGGTATGGCCTGCTGGTGGCAACCCAGAGTTACGCGGCAGGAGCGCACCTTCTCGATTGGGAACTGGACTTGAAGCCAGAACTTGACCTGAGACGCATCTCGTACGCGGCGGCGAAGAAAGCCGGGACCGAGCCAGAAGCGCTGAAATGGGTGCGCGACAATAGCCACCGGGCCTATGGTCTTGACGGCCCTGAGCGCGAACGTCACGCAAGGGCACAAGGCGGGCGCTGCTGGTACTGCGGGCAGGTGCTGAACATGAACCGTGACGCCTACCCGCAGCCGAATGACGCCGAGCTGGAGCACCTCACGCCCAAATCACGCGGTGGCGGTCAGACGGTGACGAGTTGCCGCACCTGTAACAACCCGGCGAACGGCGGCAAGGGAAACAGGACGCTGGAGGAGTACCGCGCTTCTCTGCTCGGCAGATTTCCGGGCAAGACCCACCTGCACTTTTACGGGGAGTGGCTGCGCCACGTCAAGGAAAGGGCGGCCCTGGGCCAGCCTACGGATGCTCAGGCCTTCGTCAGGGCGGGAGATGCGTTGGCTTTTCCAGCCGAATTGTTGACCGATTGA
- the brxL gene encoding BREX system Lon protease-like protein BrxL — protein MTLDALDQLTASAFEGYTVRKDLAKAFKGQYPVPTYVGEFLLGRYCASTDEEEIREGLEIVQRMMNERTVRAGTQELFKARARERGSVKLIDLVTARLDAKTDAYLVELPSLQLKDVRITPELVSENERMLTGGFYAEIELEYDAVIAGERSGRPFGIASLRPIQLSKRSALQEMADGRAGFTTAEWKDLLLRSVGFEPHALTQRAKDVLLLRMVPFVERNYNAVELGPRGTGKSHLYQQVSPYSHLVSGGKASVARMFVNNASGQRGLVTQYDVVCFDEVSGVSFDQKDGVNIMKGYMESGEFSRGRESIRAEGGVIMVGNFDVDVAHQQRVGHLFSPLPPEMRDDTALMDRIHAYLPGWDVPKLHAGLFTDHFGLVSDFLAECWHQLRFEGRWNKVAHRVRLGGALSGRDTTAVQRTVSGLLKLIGPAEDAEISDQDLEWAVRLALEMRRRVKEQQKRIGSAEFRNTHFSYQLGQDAVEQFVATPELQSDDAIGTDPLPPGQVWALGSGGQDEHAGLYRIDVNQGPGGGVRVLNNPVPRPFQESIRFAEQNLYAQARSLVGERDPRQHEYSVQLRAFDSARSGSGLGLPALLALCSALLDKPLKGGLVAAGHLNLGGGLDVVHNAIDLAELAAEKRAAALMVPISARKQLNELSDDTAARLTILYYTDARDALHKALTE, from the coding sequence ATGACCTTGGACGCACTCGATCAACTCACCGCTTCTGCTTTCGAGGGCTATACGGTACGCAAAGACCTGGCGAAGGCCTTCAAGGGGCAGTATCCGGTGCCGACCTACGTGGGAGAGTTTCTGCTCGGCCGCTACTGCGCTAGCACTGATGAAGAGGAAATCCGTGAGGGGCTGGAGATTGTGCAGCGCATGATGAATGAGCGCACGGTGCGTGCCGGGACGCAGGAGCTGTTCAAAGCACGCGCCCGCGAGCGTGGCAGCGTCAAACTCATCGATCTGGTGACGGCCCGCCTGGACGCCAAGACCGACGCTTATCTGGTCGAGTTGCCCAGCTTGCAGCTTAAAGACGTGCGCATCACCCCGGAACTCGTTTCTGAGAACGAACGGATGCTCACAGGCGGCTTTTACGCTGAAATCGAGTTGGAGTATGACGCGGTGATCGCCGGGGAGAGAAGCGGCCGCCCTTTCGGGATCGCGTCGCTGCGCCCCATTCAGCTCTCGAAACGCTCGGCCCTGCAGGAGATGGCGGATGGCCGGGCAGGTTTCACCACCGCCGAATGGAAGGATCTGCTGCTCCGGTCCGTGGGATTCGAACCCCACGCCCTCACTCAGCGGGCCAAAGACGTCCTGTTGCTGCGAATGGTGCCCTTCGTTGAGCGCAATTACAACGCCGTGGAGCTTGGCCCGCGCGGGACGGGAAAGTCCCACCTGTACCAGCAGGTTTCTCCGTATTCCCATTTGGTGTCCGGAGGAAAAGCCAGTGTCGCCCGCATGTTTGTGAACAACGCCAGTGGCCAGCGTGGCCTAGTCACGCAGTACGACGTGGTGTGCTTCGATGAGGTCTCTGGCGTGTCCTTCGATCAAAAGGACGGCGTCAACATCATGAAGGGCTACATGGAAAGCGGCGAATTCTCGCGTGGCCGGGAGAGTATCCGCGCCGAGGGCGGCGTGATCATGGTCGGGAATTTTGACGTGGACGTCGCGCACCAGCAGCGCGTCGGGCACCTGTTCAGCCCGCTTCCGCCCGAGATGAGGGACGACACGGCTCTGATGGACCGCATTCACGCTTACCTGCCGGGTTGGGACGTGCCGAAGTTGCATGCCGGGCTGTTCACGGATCACTTCGGGCTGGTGAGCGACTTTCTCGCGGAATGTTGGCATCAATTGCGCTTTGAGGGCCGCTGGAACAAGGTGGCGCACCGCGTCCGGCTGGGCGGTGCCCTGAGCGGGCGCGACACCACGGCGGTGCAGCGGACCGTGAGCGGTCTACTGAAACTCATCGGTCCAGCTGAGGACGCCGAGATCAGCGATCAGGACCTCGAGTGGGCGGTGCGGCTGGCCCTGGAGATGCGCCGCCGCGTCAAGGAGCAGCAAAAGCGCATCGGGAGCGCAGAGTTTCGGAACACGCATTTCAGCTACCAACTGGGGCAAGACGCCGTCGAGCAATTTGTGGCGACTCCGGAATTGCAAAGTGACGACGCCATCGGCACGGACCCGCTTCCACCCGGGCAGGTCTGGGCGCTGGGCTCCGGCGGTCAAGATGAGCACGCGGGGCTCTACCGGATCGACGTCAACCAGGGACCAGGTGGCGGCGTGCGTGTTCTCAACAATCCGGTGCCCCGGCCGTTTCAGGAGAGCATCCGTTTTGCTGAGCAAAACCTCTATGCTCAGGCCCGCAGCTTGGTCGGCGAGCGAGATCCGCGTCAGCACGAGTACAGCGTTCAGTTGCGGGCCTTCGATTCGGCCCGCAGTGGCAGCGGCCTGGGCCTGCCCGCCTTGCTCGCGCTGTGTAGCGCCCTGCTGGACAAGCCTCTCAAGGGTGGCCTGGTGGCGGCAGGCCACCTGAATCTGGGCGGGGGACTGGATGTTGTGCACAACGCGATCGACCTGGCAGAACTTGCCGCCGAGAAACGTGCTGCCGCACTGATGGTGCCCATCAGTGCCCGCAAACAGCTCAATGAACTTTCAGACGACACAGCAGCTCGCCTGACCATCCTGTATTACACCGACGCACGTGACGCCCTCCATAAGGCTTTGACCGAATGA
- a CDS encoding Eco57I restriction-modification methylase domain-containing protein, which translates to MSALETPLRKILEKKVIAARDTAEVAAEAALARLIGDGAAAPRYLSADEVTLREALLAKQKQLGSREALIRECAYEQWHAMLFARFLEASDLLMHPEHGVSVSMDDLGELAQEEGDAGAYAAAARYAAHMLPGIFRPSDPLLRVTLAPEARQTLERLLDEIPKPAYTADDGLGWVYQFWQTEQKKRVNDSGRKIAGADISPVTQLFTEHYMVQFMLHNTVGAWWTARHPDTPLPTEKSYLRLNDDGTPAAGAFPGWPATVKELKVIDPSCGSGHFLVAAFALLRRLRVLEEGLSETEAADAVLRDNLYGLELDPRCTQLAAFNLTLEAWKVGGYRALPTPHIACSGLSIGASVEDWLQFADDNNTRNVFRVLHEEFRDAPDLGSLINPREGIRQRLGIFGDEALDGLPELIDTLLEREQTSDPAAAIYGENVQGVVKSAAILQLKYNLVITNVPYLGRPKQADTIRDLGDARYPHSKADLATMFVERALEMCQIGGSACLVVPQSWQFLGRYEGMRISLLNKCRIDWIARLGFKSFSTPMWDLNISLDCFTNQSPGQDEYFIGIDASMGNFEVKESSLRLGEATIINQQAQLANPDKRIIISGEVSKGELLSEYAIAPVGLMTGDTPRHLQLFWEQKSISEPYWQKCQTSDSSKADIGGNELIVEMQTKNGESPYVGYNVIVGRDAWGKDGVAISVVGSLAPKRYMSQKFDKTVAAVIPKKKEYLDPLWCFLTSDEFLKAVRKVDQKLIVTNKTLLKVPFDLPYWQQVAAEKYPDGLPEPYSNDPTQWLFKGTVTDTTEPLQVALARLLGYRWPEQLDDGIVPDTDGIVPLVALLGERAAHERLLDVLASVYGVEWKPAKLTELLAQVGADSLEGWLAGKFFEQHAKLFHHRPFLWHIWDGRKDGFSAIVNYHTLDRARLEKLTYSYLGAWIDRQRGSDEKGADVRLAAALELQRKLEAVLTGEPPYDIYVRWKELSEQPRGWNPDLNDGVRLNIRPFVEAGVLRGKVNVKWGKDRGNDPGKKDFGERGPQTDLEKHLSNERHNDLHFKLAEKGTAGSQGGQG; encoded by the coding sequence ATGTCTGCCCTTGAAACCCCCCTGCGTAAAATTCTGGAAAAGAAAGTCATTGCGGCGCGTGACACTGCCGAAGTCGCTGCCGAAGCGGCCCTAGCCCGCTTGATCGGAGATGGAGCGGCCGCGCCCAGATACCTGAGTGCCGACGAGGTCACGCTGCGCGAGGCATTGCTCGCCAAGCAAAAGCAGCTCGGCAGCCGCGAGGCGCTGATTCGCGAGTGCGCCTACGAGCAGTGGCATGCCATGTTGTTCGCCCGCTTTCTGGAGGCCAGCGACTTGCTGATGCACCCCGAACACGGTGTCAGCGTGAGCATGGACGACCTGGGCGAACTGGCACAGGAGGAAGGCGACGCGGGCGCTTACGCCGCCGCCGCCCGCTACGCCGCACACATGCTCCCCGGTATCTTCCGCCCGTCCGACCCGTTGCTGCGCGTGACGCTGGCCCCCGAAGCCAGGCAGACGCTCGAACGCCTGCTGGACGAGATTCCCAAACCCGCCTACACCGCTGACGACGGACTGGGCTGGGTGTACCAGTTCTGGCAGACCGAGCAGAAGAAACGGGTCAACGACAGTGGGCGCAAGATCGCCGGGGCCGACATCTCCCCGGTGACGCAACTGTTCACCGAGCACTACATGGTGCAGTTCATGCTGCACAACACGGTGGGCGCGTGGTGGACGGCCCGGCACCCCGATACGCCGCTGCCCACCGAGAAGAGCTACCTGCGTCTGAACGACGACGGCACGCCCGCCGCCGGAGCCTTTCCCGGCTGGCCCGCCACCGTCAAGGAACTGAAAGTCATTGACCCCAGTTGCGGCAGCGGGCATTTTCTGGTGGCCGCCTTTGCCCTGCTGCGCCGCCTGCGGGTGCTTGAAGAGGGCTTGAGTGAAACCGAGGCCGCTGACGCCGTGCTGCGCGACAATTTGTACGGCCTGGAGCTTGACCCGCGCTGCACCCAGCTGGCCGCCTTCAACCTGACCCTGGAAGCCTGGAAAGTGGGCGGCTACCGCGCTCTGCCCACCCCTCATATCGCGTGCAGCGGCCTGAGCATCGGCGCGAGCGTTGAGGACTGGTTGCAGTTTGCGGACGACAACAACACCAGAAACGTGTTCCGCGTGCTGCACGAGGAGTTCAGGGACGCGCCCGACCTGGGCAGCCTGATCAACCCCCGTGAGGGCATCCGCCAGCGCCTGGGTATCTTCGGCGACGAAGCGCTGGATGGCCTGCCCGAACTGATTGACACCTTGCTGGAGCGCGAGCAGACCAGCGACCCCGCCGCCGCCATCTACGGTGAGAACGTGCAGGGCGTGGTTAAGTCTGCCGCTATTCTGCAACTCAAATACAATCTCGTCATAACAAATGTCCCGTATTTAGGGAGACCCAAACAAGCTGATACTATCCGAGATTTGGGGGACGCACGTTATCCCCATTCAAAAGCTGATCTAGCTACTATGTTCGTTGAAAGAGCTTTGGAGATGTGCCAGATAGGAGGGTCTGCTTGTTTAGTTGTGCCTCAATCATGGCAATTCCTCGGAAGATATGAAGGAATGCGAATTAGCCTTCTAAATAAATGTAGGATAGATTGGATAGCTAGATTAGGTTTTAAATCCTTTTCAACACCAATGTGGGATCTAAACATCTCGCTTGACTGCTTTACAAATCAATCTCCCGGTCAGGATGAGTACTTCATAGGAATTGACGCTTCTATGGGAAACTTTGAAGTTAAGGAATCATCGCTTAGGCTTGGTGAAGCGACGATTATAAATCAGCAGGCACAGCTAGCTAACCCTGATAAGAGGATAATTATCTCAGGTGAGGTGTCCAAAGGCGAATTATTATCAGAGTACGCTATAGCTCCGGTTGGCCTCATGACAGGTGATACTCCAAGACATTTACAACTTTTTTGGGAACAAAAGAGTATTTCAGAGCCATATTGGCAAAAATGCCAGACCTCTGATAGTAGCAAGGCCGATATTGGCGGCAATGAACTGATAGTGGAAATGCAAACTAAAAACGGCGAAAGCCCATATGTAGGTTACAATGTAATAGTAGGTCGTGATGCATGGGGAAAGGATGGAGTAGCTATCTCGGTGGTTGGTTCTCTTGCTCCAAAACGTTATATGAGTCAGAAATTTGATAAAACAGTGGCGGCAGTAATACCTAAGAAGAAAGAATATTTAGATCCGTTATGGTGTTTCTTAACAAGTGATGAATTCCTCAAAGCTGTCAGAAAAGTAGATCAAAAGTTAATCGTCACAAATAAGACGCTCCTCAAAGTCCCCTTTGACCTCCCTTATTGGCAGCAAGTCGCCGCCGAGAAATACCCAGATGGCCTACCCGAACCGTATTCCAACGACCCGACGCAGTGGCTGTTCAAAGGCACCGTCACCGACACCACAGAGCCGTTGCAGGTGGCCCTGGCGCGGCTGCTGGGCTACCGCTGGCCCGAACAGCTAGACGACGGCATCGTGCCGGACACCGACGGCATCGTGCCGCTGGTAGCTCTGCTGGGCGAACGCGCAGCGCACGAGCGGCTGCTGGACGTGCTGGCGAGCGTATACGGCGTGGAGTGGAAGCCTGCCAAGCTGACCGAACTGCTGGCGCAGGTGGGCGCGGACTCGCTGGAGGGCTGGCTGGCGGGTAAGTTCTTTGAGCAGCACGCCAAGCTATTTCACCACCGCCCGTTCCTGTGGCACATCTGGGACGGGCGCAAGGACGGCTTTAGCGCCATCGTCAATTACCACACGCTCGACCGGGCGCGGCTGGAGAAGTTGACCTACTCGTACCTGGGCGCGTGGATTGACCGTCAGCGCGGCAGCGACGAGAAAGGCGCGGACGTGCGGCTGGCGGCGGCGCTGGAGTTGCAGCGCAAGCTGGAAGCGGTCCTGACCGGCGAGCCGCCCTACGACATTTACGTGCGCTGGAAAGAACTGAGCGAGCAGCCACGCGGCTGGAATCCCGACCTGAACGATGGCGTGCGCCTGAACATCCGCCCATTCGTGGAAGCGGGCGTGCTACGCGGGAAGGTGAACGTGAAGTGGGGCAAGGACCGGGGCAATGACCCTGGCAAGAAAGACTTCGGCGAGCGTGGCCCGCAAACCGACCTGGAAAAGCACCTCAGCAACGAGCGGCACAATGACTTGCACTTCAAGCTGGCCGAGAAGGGTACAGCGGGCAGTCAGGGAGGCCAGGGGTGA
- the pglZ gene encoding BREX-1 system phosphatase PglZ type B, whose translation MTTVLDMLESALLASVGHQRGEVVAPACILWPDPTGEWQTAAEQLRVRRSLLTLGTYAPHLLSGPAIWIRSVVDARPAGQEPVIVYLPGLGLEALRGETAADVVKPLVDLQFRGVVFLGPRKRPWTVSSFLREFKELKVEVADSARPALVAHLEALLEQPVQNLRSYAPLTLAALSRLTFPDLPGQLLAWLSDGSPPVSQALASAFASEFGVDVSGGVSEAALKLAARTGALTGVWERYAASPDTYGGIRSVLEAAGPAPSGAWTPEQAQVWPQVNRAAEAALRSRLQALVDQPAGAVREQVLQLEQEHAVRRTSVWGRLGETPLACALEHLAELAVYSAGTLDGETVAEWGAAYASGGYRADLSALQAQGAVQSDADLELVGAVLRGPYLEWLTRVNDRFTSVALAAASLPTPWSASWVPSPGLAVVFVDGLRFDVAAMLARQLSPLSAELTWQMSALPSITPSAKPAVAPIGAEMDVLSAEKLTLACLGRSLNAAVLRDLLTQRGFRAVRTAAEGDPGGAVWLETGNLDSLGHSQGAGLAGLLPGEVRKLGERVQGLLAAGFTEVRIITDHGWLLLPGGLPKVDLPGALTLFKKGRCAVLKGLNASAYPTVPWTWDADVPITLAPGVHSFEAGEVYTHGGLSLQESIIPVVTVRAQHSVMQAEFVSVRWTGNRCRVKLTGGVDLTVDLRRRAADPQSSLLTGAKIVAADGSVSLLVEDDDLTGTAAVLVALHQDQLIRQKLVTVGENA comes from the coding sequence ATGACCACAGTTTTAGACATGCTTGAAAGTGCCCTGCTGGCCTCCGTCGGGCATCAGCGGGGCGAAGTGGTGGCCCCGGCGTGTATCCTGTGGCCCGATCCTACCGGGGAGTGGCAGACGGCGGCAGAGCAACTGCGTGTGCGCCGGTCCCTGTTGACGCTGGGCACCTACGCGCCGCACCTGCTGAGTGGGCCAGCCATTTGGATTCGTTCGGTGGTCGATGCCCGGCCCGCCGGTCAGGAGCCGGTGATCGTGTACCTGCCCGGTCTGGGCCTGGAGGCGCTGCGCGGTGAGACGGCGGCGGACGTGGTCAAACCCCTGGTCGATCTGCAGTTCCGGGGGGTAGTGTTTCTGGGGCCGCGCAAACGCCCCTGGACGGTGTCCTCTTTCCTCCGCGAGTTCAAAGAGCTGAAGGTCGAGGTGGCTGACAGTGCCCGTCCGGCCCTGGTTGCCCACCTGGAGGCTCTGCTGGAGCAACCTGTGCAGAACCTGCGCTCGTACGCTCCGCTGACCCTCGCCGCCCTGAGTCGGCTGACCTTCCCAGATCTTCCCGGTCAATTGCTCGCGTGGCTCTCAGACGGCAGCCCCCCGGTTTCCCAGGCGCTCGCATCGGCGTTCGCATCGGAATTCGGTGTAGACGTGTCTGGCGGCGTTTCTGAAGCCGCCCTGAAACTAGCGGCGCGAACGGGAGCTTTGACGGGCGTCTGGGAGAGGTACGCCGCGAGTCCCGACACTTACGGGGGGATTCGGTCCGTCCTGGAAGCGGCAGGGCCTGCACCCAGCGGGGCGTGGACGCCGGAGCAGGCGCAGGTCTGGCCGCAGGTTAACCGGGCCGCCGAGGCCGCCCTGCGGAGCCGCTTGCAGGCCCTGGTAGACCAGCCCGCCGGGGCCGTGCGCGAGCAGGTCTTGCAGCTTGAGCAGGAGCACGCGGTCCGGCGCACAAGTGTCTGGGGGCGGCTGGGCGAGACGCCGCTAGCGTGCGCCCTCGAACACCTGGCCGAGCTGGCCGTTTATTCTGCCGGGACGCTGGATGGGGAAACCGTCGCGGAGTGGGGAGCGGCCTATGCCTCAGGCGGGTACCGCGCGGACTTATCAGCGCTCCAGGCGCAGGGTGCCGTTCAATCGGACGCCGACCTGGAACTCGTTGGGGCCGTCTTGCGGGGACCTTACCTGGAGTGGCTCACGCGCGTCAATGACCGGTTCACCTCGGTTGCCCTGGCCGCTGCAAGTCTGCCGACGCCATGGTCGGCCTCCTGGGTACCGTCCCCCGGTCTGGCAGTGGTGTTCGTGGATGGTTTGCGCTTTGATGTGGCCGCCATGCTGGCCCGGCAGTTGAGTCCCCTGTCAGCAGAGCTGACTTGGCAGATGTCGGCGCTGCCGTCCATCACGCCCAGCGCGAAACCGGCGGTGGCTCCCATCGGTGCTGAGATGGACGTCCTGAGCGCTGAGAAGCTCACGCTGGCCTGTCTGGGCCGCAGCCTGAATGCAGCGGTGCTGCGCGACCTGCTCACGCAGCGCGGCTTCCGGGCGGTCCGCACCGCCGCCGAGGGCGATCCCGGTGGGGCCGTGTGGCTGGAAACCGGCAACCTTGACAGCCTGGGACACAGCCAGGGCGCAGGGCTCGCTGGCCTGCTGCCCGGCGAGGTGCGCAAGCTGGGAGAGCGTGTCCAGGGACTGCTGGCGGCTGGGTTCACGGAGGTGAGGATCATCACGGATCACGGCTGGCTGCTTTTACCGGGCGGCCTCCCCAAGGTGGATCTCCCCGGCGCACTGACCCTGTTCAAGAAGGGGCGCTGCGCCGTGCTCAAAGGCCTGAACGCGAGTGCGTACCCGACCGTGCCTTGGACGTGGGACGCGGACGTGCCGATCACCCTGGCTCCCGGCGTGCACTCGTTCGAGGCGGGCGAAGTGTACACCCACGGTGGTCTAAGCTTGCAGGAGAGCATTATCCCTGTCGTGACCGTTCGGGCTCAGCACTCGGTCATGCAGGCAGAGTTCGTGTCCGTGCGTTGGACGGGCAACCGCTGCCGGGTGAAGCTGACTGGCGGGGTGGACCTGACGGTGGATCTGCGCCGCCGCGCGGCAGATCCGCAGAGCTCCCTCTTGACTGGGGCAAAAATTGTCGCGGCGGACGGCAGTGTGTCGCTGCTCGTTGAAGATGATGACCTCACTGGTACCGCCGCTGTCCTGGTGGCGCTGCACCAGGATCAACTGATTCGGCAGAAGCTGGTCACCGTGGGAGAAAACGCATGA